One region of uncultured Methanolobus sp. genomic DNA includes:
- a CDS encoding ATPase domain-containing protein: MTDADPSERVSSGISGLDEMLRGGFFEGTANVVSGDSGTGKTIFGTQFIVEGAKNGEKVMCIITSEESKSIVKEMKTSFGWKLEEYVEQGLLTFVDITDPSLRLQKSVEIAPSELIKSFKKLVESKIEDIQPTRIFIDSVEALFLAIESNYKLRTLIDDVFGVFRKHNVTSVITVGSMFGLDEMVEYGADSVVKLGRIIAGNNLQRSIYVMKMRGSGTINEVRVLSISDSGMAVLAQSPYLE; this comes from the coding sequence ATGACAGATGCCGATCCATCAGAAAGAGTGAGTTCCGGTATTTCCGGACTGGATGAAATGTTGCGCGGAGGATTCTTCGAAGGGACTGCAAATGTCGTATCAGGTGATTCTGGTACCGGTAAGACAATATTTGGAACGCAGTTCATTGTAGAGGGAGCAAAGAATGGTGAAAAGGTAATGTGCATCATTACCTCTGAAGAATCAAAATCCATTGTAAAAGAAATGAAGACATCTTTTGGATGGAAGCTTGAAGAATACGTGGAACAGGGGCTTTTAACCTTTGTAGACATTACTGACCCAAGCCTTCGCCTCCAGAAGAGTGTGGAAATTGCACCATCTGAGCTTATCAAGAGCTTTAAGAAGCTTGTTGAAAGCAAGATAGAGGACATTCAGCCAACACGCATCTTCATAGACTCTGTTGAGGCGCTTTTCCTGGCAATTGAGTCAAACTATAAACTCAGAACACTCATTGATGATGTGTTCGGCGTATTCCGCAAACACAATGTTACCTCTGTAATAACAGTTGGTTCTATGTTCGGACTTGACGAAATGGTAGAATACGGTGCCGATTCGGTTGTTAAACTCGGACGTATTATAGCTGGAAACAACCTTCAGCGCTCAATATATGTTATGAAGATGAGAGGATCAGGCACCATTAACGAAGTCCGTGTCCTCAGTATCTCAGATAGCGGAATGGCAGTTCTTGCCCAGTCACCATATCTGGAATAA
- a CDS encoding TspO/MBR family protein, with translation MNVSNISWKQLTISIIVCQIPGILGGFITVSSIPTWYAYLAKPALVPPNWSFSIVWTLLYLLMGIAFYIVWQKGWSVSQVKAAMSIFIVQLFFNFLWSYLFFGLQSPQLGLAGITLLWILIVVNIVQFYRVSRPAGLLLIPYILWVSFAAYLNYGIMILNPVM, from the coding sequence ATGAATGTTTCAAATATTAGTTGGAAACAATTAACAATCTCAATAATCGTCTGCCAGATACCGGGGATACTCGGTGGATTTATTACAGTAAGTTCAATTCCAACATGGTATGCATATCTGGCAAAACCGGCACTTGTTCCTCCAAACTGGAGTTTTTCAATTGTGTGGACTCTTCTTTACCTTTTAATGGGAATTGCATTCTATATTGTCTGGCAAAAAGGATGGTCTGTTTCACAGGTAAAAGCCGCCATGTCAATATTTATCGTCCAGTTGTTCTTTAATTTTCTGTGGTCTTACCTGTTCTTTGGATTACAGTCGCCACAATTGGGGCTTGCAGGAATCACATTACTCTGGATCTTGATAGTTGTGAATATTGTCCAGTTCTACCGGGTTTCAAGACCTGCTGGTTTATTGCTGATTCCTTACATCCTCTGGGTGTCTTTCGCAGCTTACCTCAATTATGGAATAATGATTCTGAATCCGGTGATGTAA
- a CDS encoding TetR/AcrR family transcriptional regulator has translation MSLREKKKNETLNRIFEISSRLFKEKGFESTTVDEITKEAGIAKGTFFNYFPTKESLLFYFKEQREEFIFSIMKEQMLRDIPSKEKIREFLVLVAEYYEKDRELLRLLAFEHRKMIMSSWKKPPHASVRKKKHEHFINMLVEFMREGMDKGSIKSNIDPKLVSETIYAVYFYSLMTWLHSETDYSFSGDISSKIDIIFEGIGV, from the coding sequence ATGTCTCTTCGAGAGAAAAAGAAAAACGAAACCCTAAACAGGATATTCGAAATATCCAGTCGGCTGTTTAAGGAAAAAGGATTTGAGAGCACAACGGTTGATGAAATTACTAAAGAAGCAGGCATTGCCAAAGGTACTTTTTTCAATTACTTCCCCACAAAAGAGTCACTTCTCTTTTATTTCAAGGAACAAAGGGAAGAATTCATATTTAGTATCATGAAAGAGCAAATGCTTCGTGACATTCCCTCAAAAGAAAAAATCAGGGAATTTCTTGTTCTTGTGGCTGAATATTATGAAAAAGACAGGGAGCTTCTGAGGTTATTAGCCTTTGAGCATAGGAAAATGATAATGTCCTCTTGGAAAAAACCACCACATGCGTCTGTCAGAAAAAAGAAACATGAACATTTCATCAATATGCTTGTGGAGTTCATGCGGGAAGGCATGGACAAAGGTTCGATTAAATCCAATATTGATCCAAAGCTGGTATCAGAAACCATCTATGCTGTCTACTTCTACAGTCTCATGACCTGGTTACACTCAGAAACCGACTATTCATTTTCAGGAGATATTTCCTCAAAAATCGATATTATATTCGAAGGCATTGGTGTATGA
- a CDS encoding DUF5591 domain-containing protein: MTIIPEDERSSLPLDTDEIIYHPDMIRANEWILTEYEPPVRDFCIFVPCAKKKPYHESPSHKIFDKVIFSVLGPEHVHVVVFGTCGITPRELDTEYPFMDYQFMLGKCNVAKIKRDFVRMESQRLAEYLRKTRGNYKHRIAYCIGDFRKAMELAVEMSGVEVIIVPKKETIKSHVQPGKKFIYGSLNQTGYLQDFSDAIATSLGAELSTDGSEKFCHEKENDGATGEENTSINDNDWYIL; the protein is encoded by the coding sequence TTGACAATAATACCTGAAGATGAACGTTCCAGTCTTCCTCTGGATACAGATGAGATCATATATCATCCTGATATGATACGTGCAAATGAGTGGATACTGACTGAGTATGAACCGCCTGTGAGGGATTTCTGCATATTTGTGCCATGTGCCAAGAAAAAACCCTATCATGAAAGTCCTTCCCACAAAATATTCGATAAGGTTATATTCTCAGTGCTTGGACCTGAACACGTTCATGTTGTCGTGTTCGGGACATGCGGCATAACTCCACGCGAACTTGATACGGAATATCCCTTCATGGATTATCAGTTCATGCTGGGAAAATGCAATGTGGCAAAGATCAAAAGGGATTTTGTAAGGATGGAAAGCCAGAGGCTGGCAGAATATCTTAGGAAGACCAGGGGCAACTACAAACACAGGATTGCTTATTGCATTGGTGATTTCAGAAAAGCAATGGAACTTGCAGTTGAGATGTCAGGTGTTGAAGTGATCATTGTTCCTAAAAAAGAAACCATTAAATCACATGTTCAGCCCGGTAAGAAATTCATTTATGGCAGCCTTAACCAGACAGGCTATCTTCAGGATTTTTCAGACGCTATTGCGACATCCCTGGGGGCAGAGTTATCTACAGATGGTTCTGAAAAGTTTTGTCATGAGAAGGAAAATGATGGTGCAACCGGGGAAGAGAATACCAGTATTAATGATAACGACTGGTATATCCTGTAA
- a CDS encoding AI-2E family transporter translates to MEEVMNNSSKMAQALLILAILAAVLLYALYPYINAFFGAFILYVVFKPLYTYLITKQKINKKVAAFTIILLTIVLILIPLYFLMTLIIIQIQSVIFETDTLLAQLANINTYVEQFSSATLPIGINLQEKLTEIVTAAANYFSILLVNAVQSIGQRIIEFVIMYFLLYYLLVGINSTCSAKLTNAIPFSRENTELLQKEFTNIVNATLISSGIIAVVQGGLLTITFLLFGVHGAFLWGFATMILSFLPVVGAPIIWIPAVIVQIIQQDYLTAVGILIGGIIISSIDNFLRPAIQDKVGRIHPLESLIGVIIGLNLFGLLGIIIGPLLISYVVLMAKMFNEEYLSQNKTDTD, encoded by the coding sequence ATGGAAGAAGTAATGAATAATTCCAGTAAAATGGCACAGGCATTACTAATACTTGCCATACTTGCAGCAGTCCTTTTGTATGCACTGTATCCTTACATAAACGCATTTTTCGGTGCATTTATTCTATATGTTGTTTTCAAACCTTTGTACACCTACCTTATCACAAAGCAGAAGATCAACAAAAAAGTGGCTGCTTTTACAATAATACTCCTTACTATTGTCCTTATACTGATACCCCTGTATTTCCTTATGACTCTAATCATAATCCAGATACAGAGTGTTATATTTGAAACGGATACTTTACTGGCACAGTTGGCAAATATCAATACCTACGTAGAACAATTTAGTTCAGCCACCCTGCCAATCGGGATCAATTTACAGGAAAAGCTCACAGAGATTGTGACAGCTGCAGCAAACTATTTCAGCATTTTACTTGTTAATGCTGTCCAGAGTATTGGACAGAGAATTATAGAATTTGTAATCATGTATTTCCTGCTCTATTACCTACTGGTTGGCATAAATTCAACTTGTTCTGCCAAACTTACAAATGCAATACCATTCAGCAGGGAAAATACAGAACTGCTACAAAAGGAATTTACAAATATTGTCAATGCAACACTCATAAGTTCAGGAATAATTGCTGTAGTCCAGGGCGGATTGCTTACAATCACATTCCTTCTGTTTGGAGTTCACGGAGCATTCCTCTGGGGATTTGCAACTATGATCCTTTCATTCCTGCCTGTTGTAGGAGCACCGATAATCTGGATCCCTGCCGTTATAGTCCAGATAATTCAGCAGGACTATCTTACAGCCGTAGGAATACTTATCGGTGGCATTATTATTAGTTCTATTGACAATTTCCTCAGACCAGCCATACAGGACAAAGTTGGAAGGATTCACCCACTGGAATCACTTATAGGAGTTATTATAGGTCTGAACCTATTTGGACTTCTGGGAATTATCATAGGGCCTTTACTGATCTCTTATGTTGTTCTTATGGCAAAGATGTTCAACGAGGAGTATCTGTCCCAAAATAAAACAGATACAGATTAA
- a CDS encoding YihY/virulence factor BrkB family protein, which translates to MKTTLDKWTREDGITNSASLSFHALIGLPSLLLFTLFMGSIFLKQQLLKAAILTDASVFADDVVIEALNSLFTQLSVSTPSNFGIVFSFLIYLWSAGNIFFQIKKLINKMWNLAPSNKHWLHEFFHTRLSALIAALAFGMLVSMGTLFEMIFFVISDALQTAFSISVGTVQYASFGINFITLIVLFMYLFRVLPDAKVNLKYVFTGSLLTVFLLTLGKYVIGIYLSYSNITTVYGTIGSILVVLLWIYMSSIIVTIMIVFTGVYADYDSQEQSKTLQTDV; encoded by the coding sequence ATGAAAACAACGCTGGATAAATGGACCAGAGAGGATGGGATCACAAATAGTGCATCGCTTTCCTTCCATGCACTTATCGGTCTTCCATCTTTGCTTCTTTTCACATTATTTATGGGAAGCATCTTCCTGAAACAACAATTGCTGAAAGCAGCTATCTTAACGGATGCATCAGTGTTTGCAGATGACGTTGTAATAGAAGCTTTAAATTCTCTTTTTACACAACTTTCTGTGAGTACTCCCAGTAACTTTGGGATTGTGTTCAGTTTTCTGATCTACCTCTGGAGTGCAGGCAACATCTTCTTCCAGATAAAGAAACTGATAAACAAAATGTGGAATCTTGCTCCTTCAAACAAACACTGGTTGCATGAGTTTTTCCACACAAGACTATCCGCACTGATTGCAGCTCTCGCATTTGGGATGCTTGTGTCCATGGGCACTCTTTTTGAAATGATCTTCTTTGTAATATCTGATGCTTTACAGACAGCATTTTCTATATCAGTGGGTACTGTCCAGTATGCAAGCTTTGGTATAAACTTCATAACTCTGATAGTTCTTTTCATGTATCTTTTCAGGGTACTTCCTGATGCCAAGGTGAATCTCAAGTATGTATTTACCGGTTCATTGTTAACAGTATTTTTACTGACACTGGGAAAATACGTTATAGGTATATATCTTTCTTACAGCAACATCACAACCGTTTACGGGACAATTGGGTCAATACTTGTGGTACTTCTGTGGATATATATGTCCTCTATCATCGTAACTATTATGATAGTATTCACAGGAGTGTATGCTGATTATGATTCTCAGGAGCAGAGTAAGACTTTGCAAACAGATGTGTGA
- a CDS encoding ATP-binding protein: protein MAVFSAGITRASDECADQENICAAGTGKNRKSGNGSDVLDIKKLANAVFDSSPNAVLIMDHDFRIENVNRAGAELIGSDSCLVMGMLGGDLFSCVNSGRDQGCGNTPECSHCSIRNIVMDSFRKCIDHYRIEGNMDILLADGTIYSRDFLVSSVYVHLDTGSKVILYLDDISERRKAETALKEIEERFRILYENVPGGTIIIGKDYIIEDVNQRTCEITGYTKEELIGQLCDIVCPKGSLSKKCPIWVDGLDGFQGMDTAIKCKNGTKTPILKNSKRIFIEGNQYILENFQDISERKSAEKTIITSRIRAEEANRTKSEFLATMSHELRTPLNAVIGYSDLMLEESFGNLNDQQKRSLGHISNSGKHLLKLINDILDISKIESGKMELHYEKIPVGEIFENVLNIVSPLARKKDIELRTSIDPWKLSLTADKVRFEQILFNLASNAVKFTPDGGHVTLKARLEGDIAEFSVIDTGIGISSNDMKKLFMPFQQIDSTISRKYNGTGLGLSLVKRFVEMHGGDVSVESEPEKGSIFSFRLPLDVVTH from the coding sequence ATGGCTGTTTTCTCCGCAGGAATAACCCGGGCCAGTGACGAATGTGCAGATCAGGAGAATATATGTGCTGCCGGAACTGGCAAGAATAGAAAATCCGGCAACGGTTCTGATGTTCTGGATATCAAAAAACTGGCAAATGCTGTTTTTGATTCTTCACCCAACGCTGTTCTGATTATGGATCATGATTTTCGTATTGAAAACGTCAATAGGGCAGGTGCAGAGCTTATCGGAAGTGATTCCTGTTTGGTAATGGGTATGCTGGGGGGAGATCTCTTCTCATGTGTGAATTCTGGTAGGGATCAAGGCTGCGGCAACACTCCTGAATGTTCACATTGTAGCATTCGTAACATTGTGATGGACTCTTTCAGGAAATGCATTGATCATTACCGTATTGAAGGTAATATGGATATCCTTCTGGCCGATGGTACTATTTACAGCAGGGATTTTTTAGTATCCTCTGTGTATGTACATCTTGATACAGGGAGCAAGGTAATCCTTTATCTTGATGACATAAGCGAACGCAGGAAGGCAGAGACCGCTCTTAAAGAAATCGAGGAACGTTTCCGGATACTTTATGAAAACGTGCCAGGTGGCACCATCATCATAGGAAAAGATTACATAATAGAGGATGTAAACCAGCGAACCTGTGAGATCACGGGATACACAAAAGAGGAACTGATAGGGCAGTTATGTGATATTGTCTGTCCTAAAGGTTCATTGTCTAAAAAATGTCCGATATGGGTAGATGGTCTTGACGGTTTTCAGGGAATGGATACTGCTATAAAATGCAAAAATGGTACTAAAACACCAATTCTCAAAAATTCAAAAAGGATATTCATTGAAGGAAACCAGTACATCCTCGAGAACTTCCAGGATATTTCCGAACGCAAATCTGCCGAAAAGACTATAATAACTTCCAGGATAAGGGCTGAAGAGGCTAACAGGACAAAGAGTGAATTCCTTGCAACTATGAGCCATGAATTGCGTACGCCTCTTAATGCTGTTATCGGTTATTCCGATCTTATGCTTGAAGAGTCGTTTGGTAATCTCAATGACCAGCAAAAAAGGTCACTTGGTCATATATCCAATAGTGGAAAACACCTTTTAAAGCTGATAAACGACATTCTTGACATTTCAAAGATCGAATCGGGAAAAATGGAATTGCATTATGAGAAAATCCCTGTTGGAGAGATATTTGAAAATGTCCTTAACATTGTTTCTCCCCTGGCAAGAAAAAAGGATATAGAACTGCGTACTTCCATTGATCCGTGGAAGCTATCGCTGACTGCTGATAAAGTTCGTTTTGAACAAATACTGTTCAACCTTGCAAGTAACGCGGTAAAGTTTACTCCTGATGGCGGTCACGTGACACTGAAGGCACGCCTTGAAGGTGACATAGCTGAATTTTCGGTGATTGATACCGGTATTGGCATCTCGTCTAACGACATGAAAAAACTTTTCATGCCGTTCCAGCAGATTGATTCAACGATCTCAAGAAAATATAATGGTACGGGTCTTGGACTTTCACTTGTAAAGCGATTCGTTGAAATGCATGGTGGCGACGTTTCCGTAGAAAGTGAACCTGAAAAAGGAAGTATTTTTTCTTTCAGATTACCGCTGGATGTAGTAACCCATTAG
- a CDS encoding PAS domain-containing sensor histidine kinase yields MKEENYRQVVSSISSIIWKADVDNNELTNTYISPVADSILGIKSGTINNEWESFLSYIHPGDASALREKIMDGIKNDLPKIDIEFRAKKADGTKLWFLCTCTILKNSDKVQVFGNVIDITERKKIENELKNKSNELSQVVNSCPIPMFVINKDHDVIYWNKACEKATGISAERMIGTKDPWLAFYPRKREVMADLLVDNNIENVRWLYKEKSLKNSFIENGYEAEDFFPLLNKWLYLTAAPLKDIDGNIIGAIETLQDKTIEKQAQDALISAKMLAENASRTKSEFLSNVSHELRTPLSLILGYSDLLLEENELMDQQQAKFAGIIKSGGSRLLEMINSLIYIAEIEDGTMELEISDFSLPDMVYDIQKVARSIAIKKNVKLDFAIDPDIRTIYADKSKLKIIFHHLITNAIKFTPEQGNIWVDIKHDHGDTLFIDVKDTGIGIPNDDRTKLFDTFVQLDGSPTRRYGGSGLGLALVKKLVEIHKGSIWLESETGKGSTFHIAIPAQNGIRKRTNGLLHPAVI; encoded by the coding sequence ATGAAAGAAGAAAACTACAGGCAGGTAGTTTCATCGATATCAAGCATAATCTGGAAAGCAGATGTTGATAACAATGAACTGACAAACACATATATTTCTCCGGTTGCTGACAGTATCCTCGGAATAAAGAGCGGTACAATAAACAATGAATGGGAGTCATTTCTTTCTTATATACATCCTGGCGATGCCTCTGCCTTACGTGAAAAAATAATGGATGGAATCAAAAATGATCTGCCAAAAATAGACATTGAGTTCAGGGCTAAAAAAGCGGACGGAACTAAACTCTGGTTTCTTTGTACCTGTACCATATTGAAAAATAGTGACAAGGTCCAGGTCTTTGGAAATGTTATCGACATCACCGAACGCAAAAAGATCGAAAATGAATTAAAGAACAAGAGCAACGAACTCAGCCAGGTGGTGAACAGTTGCCCCATACCAATGTTCGTTATAAACAAGGACCATGATGTTATTTACTGGAACAAGGCCTGTGAGAAGGCTACCGGCATATCAGCAGAAAGAATGATCGGTACAAAAGACCCATGGCTTGCGTTCTATCCCAGAAAAAGAGAAGTTATGGCAGATTTACTTGTTGACAACAATATTGAAAATGTCAGGTGGTTATATAAAGAAAAAAGCCTGAAAAATTCATTTATCGAAAACGGATATGAAGCCGAAGATTTCTTTCCTCTTTTGAACAAATGGCTGTATTTAACCGCCGCCCCCCTGAAAGACATCGATGGAAACATAATAGGAGCCATTGAAACATTACAGGACAAAACTATTGAGAAACAGGCCCAGGATGCGCTTATATCAGCCAAGATGCTTGCAGAGAACGCCTCACGCACCAAAAGTGAGTTCCTTTCCAATGTAAGCCATGAGCTCAGAACACCGCTAAGCCTTATTTTAGGATATTCAGACCTGTTACTTGAAGAAAATGAATTGATGGATCAACAGCAGGCGAAGTTTGCAGGAATAATCAAATCCGGTGGTTCGAGACTTCTGGAAATGATAAATTCCCTTATATATATTGCAGAGATCGAAGATGGTACAATGGAACTTGAGATCAGCGATTTCTCGCTGCCGGATATGGTTTATGACATACAGAAAGTTGCCAGATCGATAGCTATTAAGAAAAATGTCAAACTTGATTTTGCAATTGACCCTGATATAAGAACTATATACGCCGACAAATCCAAATTAAAAATCATATTCCATCACCTGATAACAAACGCCATCAAATTCACACCTGAACAGGGAAATATCTGGGTAGATATAAAGCACGACCATGGAGACACCCTGTTTATTGATGTGAAAGATACAGGAATAGGCATTCCCAATGACGACAGGACAAAACTCTTTGATACTTTTGTCCAGCTTGACGGCTCCCCTACCCGCAGATACGGAGGAAGCGGACTGGGTCTTGCCCTGGTAAAGAAACTGGTGGAAATACATAAAGGAAGCATCTGGCTTGAGAGCGAAACCGGAAAAGGCAGCACATTCCATATAGCCATTCCGGCACAGAATGGAATCAGGAAGAGGACTAATGGGTTACTACATCCAGCGGTAATCTGA
- a CDS encoding carboxymuconolactone decarboxylase family protein, producing the protein MDEHPLKIIQDKDTDLFNIIESTLGNALSEGSMPLKYKFLIAMALDADHGAVDGVKVLAIQAMEAGATKEEVMEAVRIANYIGGIGSVYTAANALRDIL; encoded by the coding sequence ATGGATGAACACCCATTAAAAATAATACAGGACAAAGACACCGATTTATTCAACATAATTGAATCAACCCTTGGGAACGCACTTTCAGAAGGCAGCATGCCATTGAAATACAAATTCCTTATTGCCATGGCACTTGATGCTGACCACGGAGCCGTGGACGGAGTAAAAGTACTTGCAATTCAGGCAATGGAAGCAGGTGCAACAAAAGAGGAAGTTATGGAAGCTGTACGCATTGCAAACTACATTGGTGGCATTGGAAGTGTTTACACCGCAGCCAATGCCCTGAGAGACATATTATAG
- a CDS encoding ABC transporter permease, which yields MDIVYTIWLRNVKRYLRSKSRLVGSLGMPLFLFLVLGFGLNSVVAMPGMEQGYIGFIMPGIISMSVLFTSVFAGIQVIWDKQFGFLKETLVAPVSRLEIMFGQTVGGATTAVIQGLIILVFSLFMGLEMGSIPGFVIAIIFMTLIGLSFTAFGIAIASKMDDMHGFQLIMNFVIFPIFGLSGALFPIDSLPEWIKSLTLLDPLTYGVEGIRYGLLGTSQVDPAVSFGVLSGFTILMVVVGSCLFRKISI from the coding sequence ATGGACATTGTTTATACTATATGGCTGAGGAATGTAAAACGTTACCTTCGCTCAAAGAGCCGATTGGTAGGTAGTCTTGGTATGCCTTTGTTCCTGTTCCTGGTTCTTGGTTTTGGCCTGAATTCCGTAGTGGCTATGCCTGGAATGGAGCAGGGTTACATTGGCTTCATAATGCCCGGTATCATTTCGATGAGTGTTCTTTTCACATCTGTCTTTGCAGGCATACAGGTAATATGGGACAAACAATTCGGTTTCCTGAAAGAGACTCTGGTGGCACCTGTGTCAAGGCTTGAAATCATGTTCGGTCAGACAGTTGGCGGGGCCACAACAGCCGTGATCCAGGGACTTATCATCCTTGTTTTTTCATTGTTCATGGGACTGGAGATGGGCAGCATTCCGGGATTTGTCATAGCGATCATTTTCATGACGTTGATAGGACTTTCATTCACAGCATTCGGTATTGCCATTGCTTCAAAGATGGATGATATGCACGGATTCCAACTTATAATGAATTTTGTCATCTTCCCTATATTCGGTCTGTCAGGTGCTCTTTTCCCTATAGACAGCCTGCCGGAGTGGATAAAATCCCTTACACTATTAGATCCCCTGACGTATGGTGTCGAAGGTATAAGGTACGGCTTGCTTGGAACTTCACAGGTAGATCCTGCCGTAAGTTTTGGAGTCCTTTCAGGATTTACTATACTGATGGTTGTAGTAGGTTCCTGCCTGTTCAGGAAGATAAGTATCTGA
- a CDS encoding helix-turn-helix domain-containing protein has product MASSIPEMLRAECKCEDMAKCVLGLKELDISTYKALLENGPMTAEKLGELLGRERSTAYRSLQNLISAGLVYRETKSISVGGYYYEYVGIEPVIVKEMIRKNIDQWYRKMNDLIENFDKELLSD; this is encoded by the coding sequence ATGGCAAGTTCTATACCTGAGATGCTGAGGGCTGAATGCAAATGCGAGGACATGGCAAAGTGTGTTCTGGGATTAAAAGAACTTGACATCAGCACCTACAAAGCACTTCTGGAAAACGGACCAATGACCGCAGAGAAACTTGGAGAACTTCTGGGTCGTGAGCGCAGCACGGCATATCGCTCGTTGCAGAACCTTATTTCAGCAGGTCTTGTTTACAGGGAAACAAAATCCATCTCCGTAGGTGGATACTATTACGAATACGTAGGTATAGAGCCTGTTATCGTAAAAGAGATGATCCGCAAGAACATAGACCAATGGTACCGGAAAATGAATGACCTTATTGAAAACTTCGATAAAGAATTACTATCAGATTGA
- a CDS encoding ATP-binding cassette domain-containing protein has product MYAIEVENLVRKFGDFTAVDNLSFNIKKGEVFGLLGPNGAGKTTTISMLSTMLPPSSGKASVNGFDIKKDQDNVRKSIGIVFQDQSLDEELTAYENMDFHGRLYRIPKSTRQKMINELLKLVELYDKKDNIVKTYSGGMRRRLEIARGLLHEPEVLFLDEPTLGLDPQTRNHLWDYIDKLNKEKGITIILTTHYMEEADKLCHRIAIIDKGKIIAMDSSSNLKNDIGGDVITIVSPQRDALYSAIKSMPEIKNIELHESSITIGIQNAERHVARIVNVASGNNIEITSLSIHKPTLEDVFLHFTGRTIREEEASVKDKMRMMRKAGRR; this is encoded by the coding sequence ATGTATGCAATTGAAGTTGAGAATCTGGTACGGAAATTCGGTGATTTCACTGCCGTAGATAATCTGTCTTTCAACATAAAAAAAGGTGAGGTATTCGGTCTGCTCGGTCCCAACGGAGCCGGGAAGACCACAACAATTTCCATGCTTTCAACTATGCTTCCCCCAAGTTCCGGAAAAGCTTCTGTGAATGGCTTTGACATCAAAAAAGATCAGGACAACGTCAGAAAATCTATAGGGATAGTTTTTCAGGATCAGAGCCTGGATGAAGAGCTTACGGCTTATGAGAACATGGATTTTCATGGAAGGCTTTACCGTATCCCTAAAAGCACAAGACAGAAGATGATTAATGAGCTACTGAAGCTTGTGGAACTGTACGATAAAAAAGACAACATCGTGAAAACATATTCCGGTGGCATGCGCCGTCGCCTTGAAATTGCAAGAGGTCTTTTGCATGAACCGGAGGTACTTTTTCTGGATGAACCAACCCTTGGCCTTGATCCGCAGACCAGAAACCATCTGTGGGATTACATTGACAAACTGAACAAAGAAAAAGGCATTACGATAATCCTTACCACCCATTATATGGAAGAAGCTGACAAGCTCTGCCACCGTATAGCCATAATTGATAAGGGTAAAATTATAGCTATGGATTCTTCCAGTAATCTGAAGAACGATATTGGCGGCGATGTGATAACTATCGTTTCACCACAAAGAGATGCACTTTATTCTGCAATAAAATCCATGCCGGAAATAAAGAACATTGAACTTCATGAGTCTTCAATAACCATTGGGATACAGAATGCTGAAAGGCATGTCGCACGCATTGTCAATGTTGCATCCGGGAACAATATTGAAATAACTTCTCTATCGATCCACAAACCAACCCTGGAAGATGTTTTTCTGCACTTTACAGGCAGGACTATCAGGGAAGAGGAAGCCAGCGTGAAAGACAAGATGAGAATGATGCGAAAAGCAGGGAGACGATAA